In Erigeron canadensis isolate Cc75 chromosome 8, C_canadensis_v1, whole genome shotgun sequence, the DNA window AACATGGATTTACATATATCAACGATGAAGCAAAAGTTCAGAGATCCTTGTCTGGTAAGTTTTtataacataaatttttttgaatatgctagatgaatatatttaatcttatatatatatatatatatatatatatcaataattgtaagttatttcattaTTGACTCCGAACAAATGAAATACACCGGCAAATGACGCTAAAGATTTGCATCATGGTGTGGTGTTAGTAGAGTGCTTGATTGTAGTCAAAGTGATGGAGTCACTGTCTCATAGACAGTTTTCCAACTCTTGACAAGTCATAGTCATTGCAGTCAAAGTAGTGCATGTAGCCATAGCAATAGGCCTTTGAGCTGTAGACCGCCAATGACCATTTTTTGAATGGTGTTAACTATTTTCCTTTTGGGTGCTTGGATCTTCGAATTGACCCGGTTTGAACTTTCTACCTGAATTACACAATTGAACTTTCTTTTAGGCAAGTTGCCCCGTGCAATCACTCTAGTGACCTTTTGTTAACTGTTTTTGATAGTACATAACATTCATACAGTCTCATGAAATATTATCCGATATTGTAGTATGTTAAAATGAAGCACCCCTTGTAGTCTTTGCCTCTCTGGTTCCAAATAATTATTTTGCCCTGTGTTCGCGCTACTACTATACAGTTATATGTAGAAAGCTTCGTGTTTTaggatgttttttttatatatggatgaatgtatatgtgtatgacAATTCAGTTTATAATGAGCTTTGTGCATCTATAACTCTGCTTTATGCTCTCTAGTTTTACATTATTTATGGTCTTGATAGAGAAAAAGATGGATGGTTCAGGTTTGTCATTGTAGTCTAAGTAGTGGAGTCATTGTCTTAAGTCAGGTCATTTCACTTAGTTACTTAAAACTATAAGTCAGGTTTTAATATTCATAGATTACTAAAACtaattgtgttttaaattttcaatttttcagtTGTTCTCTCGTATTTGTGAGGGTAGACAATATTATCTTCTTTGTTTCAATCTCAAAACAAACAAAGGTTATGTCATTGATAATATTGAAGCAGAAGACGATTCGATTGACAGATACCAGGAAACTATTTTTTTGTTGGTAAGATTATtagataaattaaataatatatttagtcaTTTATGTTACAAAAACATACGAAGTAATTATTATCAATTACTTTACATTTCAGGGAGAATTGTTGGTTGACTATCTTGAGTACAAGAAACATCCTCACCTGAAAAATGATGCATTTTCTAAAGTAGAAAGGTTAAGAATGATATGGCAAACATCCAATAATGGAATTGATTGTGGAATTTTCCTAATGAGACATATGGAATGTTTTATGGGTAACGGACTATCAGGTCTGAAGTGTGGATTTAAGAAAGAAGGAGAAGTTCAACAAAAACAGTTAAACTGTTTGAGGATAACATATCTCAACACATTTCTGTTATCCGATTTTAACACATTAAGATGCAAGGTTTGTAAAGAAATTGAAGATTATCAAGAATTCCCCGAGAAGACTAAGAAAATTTGGAAAGCGGAAGCTTTAAAAGATATCGAGAAAAGGATTGAAGAAAGGAAGGACGTGCTTGAATGAAATAAAtgttacaattttttttgtacTTTATGTTCTTGACTTTTATGAGTTTGAATGACAATATATCTTAGTATCTGTCCAGATTATTGTTTCAAATTGTTTAATATTCAAATAGTGTATTCATATTATTGAGTATGTTCAGTATTAAAAAATGttcaatattaaaaaatgttCAATATTCAAATAGTGTATTCATATTATTGAGTTGTGTCTGTACAGATTCTTAATCTGATGTTAATCTTGTTTGTACAGCTCAATAAAGAGTATGTTCACtatttaaaaatgttcaatATTCAAAAAGTGTATTCATATTATTGACTTTGCAGAAATCATACATTACCCAACCTGCACAAATTGTCCATGTTGCCACCTGATAATTGAGTAAATACTGAACACAGAGAAAAACTAAATGATTACAGAAACTAAAACaagtttatttaaaatttaaatctaaATGATTACAgaaaaatgaaatgagtttatTTGGGGacatttaaaattgaaacaaaccAATAGGAATCAAAGTATCTATATGCAGTTCtaaaatgaaacatttcattttttttctagtttCTCCTTTTCTAACTTCTCAGCCTCAATTCTGATCGGACAAGTTTGAATATCATGTTGCTGTAGAGATTTGCGGTATGCACAATTTCTccaattattttctttcaatataGCCTCTTCTCGGTCACTCTTGAGCCTTCTTTTTGTTCCACAACCTTTATTTCGTATATTTCGTGGATTAGTTACTTCATTTGAAGAAGGTTGAGGCAGTCCAGTCATTGCAGCCATAAATTCTTTTGAACCCATTGGAGGCTTAGAGCCCATATCAACATCAGCTTTCTTTTTCAACTCTTCCAAAGTGTCTCTAAATTGAGCAAGTTTTGCTGGGTCAGCCAAATACCTATTTACACAAGCATCTACATTCCTGAAAATATCAAGTAAAATAGGCTTCAATTCATTCTTTTGATTTGGCAACAAATTCAATTTGCTAATTCTTCGTCGAGGTACAACACACTTCGTCCATCTCTTTGTTATATACTCATTTGGTATTTCTTCCACTCCACATAATCTCAAAACATAGTAAATATGTTTGCAAAAAAGCCCACATCGTTCAAACTTTTTGCACGAACACGTTACTACTTTATCTTCAGAATTGGAAGTAACCTGACGATggacaaaaaattataaatacaattatttatttctaaagCATAGTAACTTATATACAATGAAGATATAACATGCCTGGCTATGACGCTGAACAAGTTCATCAAAATAGTTAGGATTTGCATCTCTGTCAATAGAGTCATCAATATCACATGATTTGACACTTGTATCAGTTATGGAAAAAGTCTTCAAACCATCAGCCGAATCAGAAACATTGAAACAAAGGCAATGTTTGAAGGCCTCACACATTTCTTGCATACCAGATCAAGGGTGGTATACATCGatttttgatcattttcataTTGAACCCATCTTTGACTTTGCATAGCGGTATCAAAATGagtataaaactcaatcaaAGTGGAAGACGACTTCATCAGTTGCTGAAACATGTGATTTTCACTTACAGACCTAGATGATGTCCTCATAAGTCCTGACATTTCCCAGTCTTGAAAATATGCTGGAATCCAATTATACCTAAGCTTATACATGTCATTCAACCACTTAATTTCATTAGCATCATACTTTTTAAGAACATGAAGCCATTCTCTTAATCCAGACTTAAGAATACTGTGAGAAACCTATgcaataacaaatattcaaaatgAATATCCAATTGTTAATGTACTATAGAGCAAATAACATACAATAACAGACTGAAAAATAGctatcaaataattaattataacagttaaaaataaatatatatgaattttataatgggaagaaaaaaacaaatttagttttttttttacctttacaGACACCTTCTCCATGATATGCCACATGCATAATCTATGTCTAGCCGTTTTAAACACATCAGAAACAACCACTTTAATGGGTGGATCTTGATCTGTCAATACAACTTTGGGTTCACGAGGAAATGCATTCTTGAATTCATTCAAGAGCCATTTATAGGAAGAAATATCCTCTTTAGCAAGCATTCCAGCTCCAAATGTAACACACTTTTTGTGATTATCAATTTCTGTGAATGGAATGAATACCATATCGTACCTACAAAACAAAAGTatgctaaaataaataaaagaagtatTCAAAATAAACTGATTATTCGAACTGAAAATTCTAAATAAATTTTCAACCATAACATTCAAGTTGATTATTCAAACTGAAAATTCTATGTAAAAAATTCAATCAAAACATTTCAAAGTGAATATTCAAACTGAAAACAATCAAAAGCAAAACCCTTCAAACTAAATATCCAAACTAAGTTGAGTAAAATTAGTAATATTTCAAAATGTATAATGGAGTTGCTTACTTGTTAGTACGGTAAGTTGCATCGAAAGATACAACATCCCCAAATGCATAGTAATTCAACTTAGAAACTTCATCTGCCCAAAAGAGACCTGCCAACTCCCCATCATTCACAGTGAAATATTCAAAGCTAAAATCTtctaaaaattcttttttttgcttcaacatgttaaccatcatttgaGAATCTGCTTCACTAATATACGAATTGTacttccttttccaattcttACAGTCAGTCTTTGAAGCGTCAGTCTTTGAAGCACCTACTGCTTCATGTCCACCATGAATCTTAGTTAGTATTCTATACCCAACACTAGGTCCTATACTAGCCTCATCTATCAAATGATGCAACAAGACTTGTTTTGAATAATCCAAACTTCTACAAGACTTAAGATGCTTACGAAAATCTGGATGCACAAGAAAGTGATTATGCATCTCCTCAAAATGATAAATGGAATATCTACCTTCAGCATTAAAAACTATACGAATACAAGCTTCACAACTAGTCCTTTGAGTTGGTCTATTTCTACTCTGCTTAGAATCACTTCTTCCGTTACGTTTGGAACCTTCACAACTAGTCCTTTGAGTTGGTCTATTTCTACTTTGCTTAGAATCACTTCTTCCGTTACGTTTGGAACCTTCCTACTACAAACAATCTACTTATACTTTACAAATTCTACACCAAAATCATCTTTAGCAGTCCTATGTGAAAACCTCCTTGGGTCAAAACCACCTGATTATGCATATTGACTATAGAAGTTGAATGCTTCATCAATTGAACCAAATTCCATGCCTAATGAAGGTTTAATCTCATCAGCACACTCTGGAATCCATCTTGAACCAAATTCAGTCTTAATCTCCTTCCCAACAGTATAATTCCTTGGAATATACTCAACagctacaaaaaaaaaacaaaaaaaattcaatattcaaaatttaatatgaatttacaaaaaaaattaatgaaataagaaaaataatttatacttgatatgaaaaaaagtacatttatatgcaattaaataaacatgtaataaaatcaatagaaattagaaaaaataaaataaaaaagagactTACTTTCTCCATCAGAAATCGTTAATTCTGAATGATCTGGATATGAATCGAAAATTGAGATATCAGTAGAGGTGAAGgcattattttgatgattaaTTTCTGAATTTTCTTGAATAGAATTTGAGTTTAGAATAATCGCCATGAGAACGAGAGATTCAGGGTTTGAAAttgggggaaaatgatttaAAGGAAGAATAATCCATATTTATAGTAGTTTTTGGAGTTAACGGAGAGGGGTAGATGGATTTAACGGTAGACAATGCGAGGGAGAGGTGAAGAAAAGCAAGAGCGATGAGGAGGGGAAAAAAATACAGGTTCTCACTATTCACTCGGGTGTTGGAGTTCGCTCTTGATCCCTTTAcggtatgtgtgtgtatatatatatatatgttttttgtttttttaaggtTGTTTACCTCGATGCACGTACACCCAACGTTCACTTGCATCGGCCAAATGTGGCCGATTGACCTTGCCGATGATTGCCGACACAAGTGCTATAGTGTTGCCAAACTGCAGATTGTTGCCGATGGTCTTGCCGATAGTTttttgccgactacacccttacTCCTTAGAACCCAGTTTACTAAATAGATACCCAAATAGGACCCGGACTAACTCATCTTAAGCCCCGCCTTTTGGCCATATTTGTATTTCAATTTTAAGTAACCTACATGGTCTTATTATTCACCATTTCCTCTTTCGTTAATATTGAGGTGGTCTTTCAAAAGAAATACTTGTCGTTACTCAGCCGGGTAAGTTTTTATATCTCTTACATCTGGGTTTTTTCTCTTTATGTAGTTTTGTAGTTTTGAATTATATTAGGGTTTACCATTCATGAacttttcttattatttttttaatcaaatttattaagatatataGTGTAGAAAAGTATCATTCCAGTGCTTCTGTTAGATAGAATTTTCAGAGAGAAGGGATGATAAAATCACCAACAAAACTAACTGCTTTATTCACAATATAATcggcatatatatatagccgtACACACCACTAACGATACTTACCAACTAACAGAAACGGTTACAGAGTTTGAGCTACACAAATTCACCCCCTGAACTCAAAGTATTTTACAAAACACCCCCTATGACTAATATTGCTTTATTTAGATATTACTACTAACAATACCTCCCCCTTAAGATTTTTTGCCCCAAAAAAAAATCCTGACAAGTAAGCTCTTCCCAGAATCACAACAACTTGAAATTTAGGAACCTCTGTTGAATTTCCTGCATATCCTCCCAAGTAGCTTCAGAAATTGGAAGTCCTTCCCAGTGAATTAGTAATTTGACTCCAGCAACATAACCCTTCTTAACCATTTTCCTGTCAATAGTGGCTCTTGGTTGCAAAGTATGTTTGGGAACTGAAGGAATAGGAATGACTTGTTCAATGGGTCCTTCTGCCTTTTTTAACAATGACACATGGAAAGTGTGGTGTATTTGAGCCTCTGCAGGAAGAGCCAATTGATAGGCTACACTTCCAATCTTTTTAATCACTTGAAATGGGCCAAAAATTTTTGGTGAAAGCTTCCTATTGAAATGTTTCTTCATTGACTGTTGAGCAAAGGGGTGAAGCTTCACATAAACCCA includes these proteins:
- the LOC122610469 gene encoding uncharacterized protein LOC122610469, with the protein product MEDANEEPESTKMETRIPELVKEVETPKISSTGRKVLKKLQLPRDSDFNKDDVGKGKREKKPSFAKKSPWNKRVVDIKTKSTKEELRLSYAYFNACICEGKTNMDTQDKYKIAFERFKENMDLHISTMKQKFRDPCLLFSRICEGRQYYLLCFNLKTNKGYVIDNIEAEDDSIDRYQETIFLLGELLVDYLEYKKHPHLKNDAFSKVERLRMIWQTSNNGIDCGIFLMRHMECFMGNGLSGLKCGFKKEGEVQQKQLNCLRITYLNTFLLSDFNTLRCKVCKEIEDYQEFPEKTKKIWKAEALKDIEKRIEERKDVLE
- the LOC122610470 gene encoding protein FAR1-RELATED SEQUENCE 5-like, with the protein product MAIILNSNSIQENSEINHQNNAFTSTDISIFDSYPDHSELTISDGETVEYIPRNYTVGKEIKTEFGSRWIPECADEIKPSLGMEFGSIDEAFNFYSQYEGSKRNGRSDSKQSRNRPTQRTSCEGSKRNGRSDSKQSRNRPTQRTSCEACIRIVFNAEGRYSIYHFEEMHNHFLVHPDFRKHLKSCRSLDYSKQVLLHHLIDEASIGPSVGYRILTKIHGGHEAVGASKTDASKTDCKNWKRKYNSYISEADSQMMVNMLKQKKEFLEDFSFEYFTVNDGELAGLFWADEVSKLNYYAFGDVVSFDATYRTNKYDMVFIPFTEIDNHKKCVTFGAGMLAKEDISSYKWLLNEFKNAFPREPKVVLTDQDPPIKVVVSDVFKTARHRLCMWHIMEKVSVKVSHSILKSGLREWLHVLKKYDANEIKWLNDMYKLRYNWIPAYFQDWEMSGLMRTSSRSVSENHMFQQLMKSSSTLIEFYTHFDTAMQSQRWVQYENDQKSMYTTLDLTFSITDTSVKSCDIDDSIDRDANPNYFDELVQRHSQVTSNSEDKVVTCSCKKFERCGLFCKHIYYVLRLCGVEEIPNEYITKRWTKCVVPRRRISKLNLLPNQKNELKPILLDIFRNVDACVNRYLADPAKLAQFRDTLEELKKKADVDMGSKPPMGSKEFMAAMTGLPQPSSNEVTNPRNIRNKGCGTKRRLKSDREEAILKENNWRNCAYRKSLQQHDIQTCPIRIEAEKLEKEKLEKK